Within Alteromonas sp. LMIT006, the genomic segment ACTGAGATCTCAGTCGATGAAAACGGGGAAACTGAAGTCGAGCTTGAATACGCTGATATTCATTATTTCCTTTCTGATACAACTACTTTTACAGCAGGTAAATTTCTACTCCCATTCGGCCAGTATGGGCCGAATCAACACCCTAGTTGGATAAATCGCTCAGCATTTTCTCCCGGTATTTATGGTGGGTTAGGCGGTCATGGCGGCTATCAACCTATGCAAGGTTTGTTACCCGTGATGAGTGATATTGGTATTGGTATTCAACACATAATTCCTTTGGGTAAAAATCAAAAAATATTCTTTGACGTATACGTGACCAACGGGCTTGCTGCCGAGGCTCCTCATGACGATGAAGAAGATGCCCATGATGAAGAGCCTGTGCAGGATGAACACGAAGAAGAGGTTGTCGATGAACATGCTGAAGAGGAAGACGAGCATGAGGAAGTTGATGATCATGCTTTGGAACTTCCTGAACTAGCGTTTGAAGCGACGAGTTCGGATAACAATTCAGATAAAGCGTTTGGCGGTCGTATTGCTTATGCTTTTCTTCCGGGCATTGAGGTTGGTGCTTCCTATTACACGGCAAAATACGATGATGACGAAAAACTAGGGTTTTCGGCAACTGGCTTTGATATCAACTGGATTGGTAACCATTACATCGTCAGAGGGGAATACATCAAAACAGAAACCGATGCCTTCGAAGAAGATGAACATGAAGAAAACAAAGTGATCACATTTGATCGCAATGGTTGGTATCTCCAAGCAACCTTTATGGCAGGAAAAATGTTCAATGTATTACAGTGAACAGATTTCGTCGTTGAATATGCTGAGACCAATAAAATTAACGAAGCAGAGCGTTGGGCTTATGGCATTAATTACTGGTTAGACAGTCGAGCTGTCATTAAGGCGACATACGAAGATACCACCGTTCACGATGGGGAAGACGACAAGCGCTTCGCTATCCAATACAGCTATGGCTTTTAAGGGGAGATACTTAGATGAAATCAATTATTCAAATATTACTGGTTGTCAGCTTATCTCTTTTCTCTGCGTTTAGTTCTTATGCACAAGAGAAAATTTCCGGTGCAGAAGTGATCAATAACAACTGTGCAAGATGCCATAACGCTCGCGCTGTTCATGAATTTTCTATTCCCGAATGGAAAGTCATTATGCCGCATATGCGAGAAAAGGCGCATTTAACAGGTAAAGAAACGCAAGCTGTTCTTGAATTTTTGGAACTAACTAGCCAAAGCGTACCTTTGGCAAAAAAAGTAGCGCCAGAAAAGATGATAGCGCCTGATGGAAAGCAATTGTTTACTCAATTTGGTTGCCAAGGCTGCCATTCATTGAAAGGTGATGGTGGCACTGTTGGGCCAGCGTTAGATGAAACGATTAAAAACAAAGGGATCGGCTTCTTTATTAAGAAGCTCCAAAACCCTCAGTTTAATAAATCAACTTCTCCTATGCCTAAAATGCCGCTAAACGAGCAACAGATAAAAGCGATAGCTGAGTACATTAAATCATAAGGATATGCTTGACCTGTGTCTTAGACACAGGTCTAAGCTGTAGGTGAGAGTACAAACTTAGGTGAAAAACTAAGGAGTAAATATGAAAGTAACAGAGCTGGCAAAAAGCCTTGGAACGACTGCTGATACGGTGCGCTATTACACGCGATTGGGACTGTTAAAACCTGCTAAGTCAGTGAACGGCTACAAGT encodes:
- a CDS encoding porin, with amino-acid sequence MLKLLPFAIATAVASGHLLANEQQNNSRFALAGYGDVKYEDSKLMDTSAFSARFVPIFLFSLNDKMHIEAETEISVDENGETEVELEYADIHYFLSDTTTFTAGKFLLPFGQYGPNQHPSWINRSAFSPGIYGGLGGHGGYQPMQGLLPVMSDIGIGIQHIIPLGKNQKIFFDVYVTNGLAAEAPHDDEEDAHDEEPVQDEHEEEVVDEHAEEEDEHEEVDDHALELPELAFEATSSDNNSDKAFGGRIAYAFLPGIEVGASYYTAKYDDDEKLGFSATGFDINWIGNHYIVRGEYIKTETDAFEEDEHEENKVITFDRNGWYLQATFMAGKMFNVLQ
- a CDS encoding cytochrome c is translated as MKSIIQILLVVSLSLFSAFSSYAQEKISGAEVINNNCARCHNARAVHEFSIPEWKVIMPHMREKAHLTGKETQAVLEFLELTSQSVPLAKKVAPEKMIAPDGKQLFTQFGCQGCHSLKGDGGTVGPALDETIKNKGIGFFIKKLQNPQFNKSTSPMPKMPLNEQQIKAIAEYIKS